The proteins below are encoded in one region of Aeromonas veronii:
- a CDS encoding glycosyltransferase family 9 protein produces MPLFQTPPSSLCILRLSAIGDCCHALALVRVIQREWPATRITWITGKIEATLFADLPGVEVIAFDKSKGWRGYRELWQQLKGRRFDALLHLQAALRASIATLGIKADIKLGFDKERANDGQWLFTNHRVPSPDSPHVLDGFLAFARELGIRDLTPDWQLPISQEHLAWAREKIAGKPTLLICAAASKAFKNWTAQGYADLADHAAAKGFQVYLCGGPAKLERDLAAEIQQLSQSKPVDLVGQTNLKQLLALIKEASLVLAPDTGPTHMATLAGTPVIGLYAHHNPARTGPYLCREHVVSVYQEQIEQETGKPLAELDWRTRLKDPDAMGKISSDRVIAAFDRICAVHGLPNGQKLENPEE; encoded by the coding sequence ATGCCGTTGTTCCAAACGCCACCATCCTCCCTCTGCATCCTGCGGCTCTCCGCCATCGGAGACTGCTGCCACGCGCTGGCGCTGGTACGCGTCATCCAGCGGGAGTGGCCTGCAACCCGCATCACCTGGATCACCGGGAAAATCGAAGCGACACTTTTTGCCGACCTGCCCGGGGTGGAGGTCATCGCCTTTGACAAAAGCAAAGGCTGGCGTGGCTATCGCGAGCTGTGGCAGCAGCTCAAAGGACGCAGGTTCGATGCCCTGCTCCACCTGCAGGCCGCCCTGCGTGCCAGCATCGCCACCCTGGGCATCAAGGCCGACATCAAGCTCGGCTTTGACAAGGAGCGCGCCAATGATGGTCAGTGGTTGTTCACCAACCATCGCGTGCCTTCTCCCGATTCTCCCCATGTGCTCGACGGCTTCCTCGCCTTCGCCAGGGAGCTCGGCATCCGGGACCTGACCCCGGACTGGCAATTGCCCATCAGCCAGGAGCATCTGGCCTGGGCCAGGGAGAAGATCGCCGGCAAGCCCACCCTGCTCATCTGCGCCGCCGCCAGCAAGGCGTTCAAGAACTGGACCGCGCAAGGCTATGCCGATCTCGCCGATCACGCCGCGGCCAAGGGTTTTCAGGTCTATCTGTGCGGCGGCCCCGCCAAATTGGAGCGAGACCTGGCCGCAGAGATCCAGCAACTCAGCCAGAGCAAGCCGGTGGATTTGGTGGGGCAGACCAACCTCAAGCAGTTGCTGGCACTGATCAAGGAAGCCAGCCTAGTGCTGGCCCCGGATACCGGCCCCACCCACATGGCGACCCTGGCGGGCACCCCTGTCATCGGCCTCTACGCCCATCACAACCCGGCCCGCACCGGTCCCTATCTGTGCCGGGAGCACGTGGTCAGCGTCTATCAGGAGCAGATCGAACAGGAGACCGGCAAGCCGCTGGCGGAGCTCGACTGGCGCACCCGCCTCAAGGATCCGGACGCCATGGGCAAGATAAGCAGCGATCGGGTCATCGCCGCCTTCGATCGGATCTGCGCTGTCCACGGGTTGCCGAACGGGCAAAAACTCGAAAATCCCGAGGAATGA
- the trmH gene encoding tRNA (guanosine(18)-2'-O)-methyltransferase TrmH produces MTPERFKRISDMLAMRQLDLTVCMEEVHKPHNLAAIVRTADAIGIHRVHAVWPKTWIHKRKGTARGSQNWVDVKLHPDIGSAVGELKAAGMQILATHLSESSVDFRAIDYTRPTAILVGQEKHGIGDEALALADHHIVIPMVGMVQSLNVSVAAAAILYEAQRQRELAGCYQRGCPLSLEEQNSILFEGGYPIYAQLCKEKEMPYPQLGPAGEILADDAWWQQMQLTRKGWAAAQQEDESWQEE; encoded by the coding sequence ATGACACCTGAACGCTTTAAACGGATCTCCGACATGCTGGCCATGCGCCAGCTCGACCTGACCGTCTGCATGGAAGAGGTCCACAAGCCCCACAACCTGGCCGCCATCGTGCGCACCGCCGACGCCATCGGCATCCATCGGGTGCACGCAGTCTGGCCCAAGACCTGGATCCACAAGCGCAAGGGCACGGCCCGCGGCAGCCAGAACTGGGTGGATGTAAAGCTGCACCCGGACATCGGCAGCGCCGTCGGCGAGCTGAAGGCGGCCGGCATGCAGATCCTGGCGACTCACCTGTCGGAGAGCTCGGTGGACTTTCGTGCCATCGACTACACCCGTCCCACCGCCATCCTGGTCGGGCAGGAGAAACACGGCATCGGTGACGAGGCGCTGGCCCTGGCCGATCACCATATCGTCATCCCCATGGTGGGCATGGTGCAGTCCCTCAACGTCTCGGTGGCCGCCGCCGCCATCCTGTACGAGGCCCAGCGCCAGCGGGAGCTGGCCGGTTGCTACCAGCGCGGCTGCCCCTTGAGCCTGGAGGAGCAGAACAGCATCCTGTTCGAGGGGGGCTACCCCATCTATGCCCAGCTCTGCAAAGAGAAAGAGATGCCCTACCCCCAACTCGGCCCGGCGGGCGAGATCCTGGCGGACGACGCCTGGTGGCAACAGATGCAACTGACCCGCAAGGGCTGGGCCGCCGCCCAGCAAGAAGATGAATCATGGCAGGAGGAGTGA
- a CDS encoding TetR/AcrR family transcriptional regulator has product MDKKERIFEAAREVLGEQGFFGLSIAVVAKKANVAAGTIYRYFSDKDDLIRQLYKHTILQCHPLVMEGVQIEEVSFRQYRRLWFNIDAIFINTPNALKCKLQYESSPLGAELEQDPVIMAAWAPLENFFEQGRQQGLFIDLPVPVLQTLSLDCVANLAQLRRAHPFELTQEQLETVIRASWNAILNPQISTTGACS; this is encoded by the coding sequence ATGGATAAGAAAGAGCGCATTTTCGAGGCAGCGCGCGAAGTCCTCGGCGAGCAAGGCTTCTTCGGCCTTTCCATCGCCGTGGTCGCCAAGAAGGCCAATGTGGCGGCGGGCACCATCTATCGCTATTTCAGCGACAAGGATGACCTGATCCGCCAACTGTACAAGCACACCATTCTTCAGTGTCATCCTCTAGTCATGGAGGGTGTGCAGATAGAGGAAGTGTCATTTCGGCAGTATCGGCGCCTGTGGTTCAACATAGACGCCATCTTTATCAACACCCCCAACGCACTGAAATGTAAATTGCAGTACGAAAGTTCTCCATTGGGGGCTGAATTAGAACAGGATCCGGTCATAATGGCGGCATGGGCGCCGCTTGAAAACTTTTTTGAACAGGGTCGCCAACAAGGATTGTTTATCGATCTACCCGTCCCGGTGTTGCAGACACTGAGTCTGGATTGTGTGGCCAACCTGGCGCAGTTGCGCCGGGCACACCCATTTGAATTAACGCAAGAACAGCTGGAAACCGTGATAAGAGCCAGTTGGAATGCCATTTTAAACCCTCAAATTTCCACCACAGGAGCCTGTTCATGA
- a CDS encoding ricin-type beta-trefoil lectin domain protein, with translation MQHMTRQSGLLALLTLTLGGCTTLQPDPDAILLGAAPKAEKTTMANLITSGGFCVTLSEQNTLLTQDCDQGTRQEFDWDAGALQLARGCLIARGDDELGVADCRDDSHQWQWQADRLFNRQLSLCLDVAGRRHQPGTPLRLAECYGGANQSFEWKQKGGLLDNLGLPKLAW, from the coding sequence ATGCAGCACATGACTCGACAATCCGGCCTGCTGGCCTTGCTCACCCTGACCTTGGGTGGGTGCACCACCTTGCAACCCGATCCTGATGCGATCCTGCTGGGGGCAGCCCCCAAGGCAGAGAAAACCACTATGGCAAATCTGATCACCAGCGGTGGCTTTTGTGTGACGCTGAGCGAGCAGAATACCCTGCTGACACAGGACTGCGATCAGGGTACCCGGCAGGAGTTCGACTGGGATGCCGGGGCGCTGCAACTGGCCCGGGGCTGCCTGATCGCCAGGGGGGATGACGAACTCGGCGTGGCGGATTGCCGGGATGACAGCCATCAGTGGCAGTGGCAGGCGGATCGGCTGTTCAACCGTCAGCTGTCCCTCTGTCTGGATGTGGCTGGCCGCCGTCATCAGCCAGGCACCCCGCTGCGTCTGGCGGAGTGCTATGGCGGTGCGAACCAGAGCTTCGAGTGGAAGCAAAAGGGAGGCTTGCTGGACAACCTGGGCTTGCCCAAGCTGGCCTGGTGA
- the spoT gene encoding bifunctional GTP diphosphokinase/guanosine-3',5'-bis pyrophosphate 3'-pyrophosphohydrolase yields the protein MYLFENLKEIASSYLPSEQVEKLRQAYVVARDAHQGQMRSSGEPYITHPVAVARILGDMRLDHETLMAAVLHDVIEDTPVTKDDLAELFGNAVAELVSGVSKLDKLKFRDRKEAQAENFRKMMMAMTQDIRVILIKLADRTHNMRTLGSLRPDKRRRIARETLEIFAPIANRLGIHTMKNELEELGFEALYPMRSRVLRESVRRARGNRREIIDSIHSEIEGRLREAGIDCQVSGREKNLFSIYNKMEKKELQFHEVMDIYAFRVRVKDIDTCYRVLGQMHSLYKPRPGRFKDYIAIPKTNGYQSLHTSLVGPHGVPVEVQIRTEFMDQMADKGVAAHWAYKQDGDSSGTTAQIRAQRWMQSLLELQQSAGSSFEFIEGVKTDLFPDEIYVFTPEGRIMELPAGATPVDFAYTVHTDIGHACVGSRVDRHPYPLSSPLHSGQTVEIITAPGARPNAAWLNFVVTTKARSKIRQFLKNLRTEESVVLGRRLLNHALGAKNIEDIPEPRIKQVLADTKHENLQGLLADVGLGNAMSVMVARRMLGDELPPEEQPKSTSKKMPIKGADGMLVTFANCCRPIPGDAIIAHISPGKGLVIHQESCRNIKGYSREPDKYLPVQWEVDKEQEQEFRTGISIEIINHQGALAELANVIAATGANIHAISTEEKDGRVYLVTLLITTQSRIHLANIMRKIRVMPNVLKVSRQKN from the coding sequence TTGTATTTATTTGAAAACCTTAAAGAAATAGCCAGTTCCTACCTGCCATCCGAGCAGGTCGAGAAGCTCAGGCAAGCCTATGTGGTGGCCCGTGACGCTCACCAGGGACAGATGCGTTCCAGTGGCGAGCCCTATATCACCCACCCGGTTGCCGTCGCCCGTATCCTGGGGGACATGCGTCTCGATCACGAAACCCTGATGGCCGCGGTGTTGCACGACGTCATCGAAGACACTCCCGTCACCAAGGACGATCTCGCCGAACTGTTCGGCAATGCCGTGGCCGAACTGGTGTCCGGCGTCTCCAAGCTCGACAAGCTGAAATTCCGCGATCGCAAAGAGGCCCAGGCCGAAAACTTCCGCAAGATGATGATGGCCATGACCCAGGACATCCGGGTCATCCTGATCAAGCTCGCCGACCGCACCCACAACATGCGCACCCTGGGCTCACTGCGCCCGGACAAGCGTCGCCGCATCGCCCGCGAGACCCTGGAGATCTTCGCCCCCATCGCCAACCGCCTCGGCATCCACACCATGAAGAACGAGCTGGAAGAGCTCGGCTTCGAGGCGCTCTATCCCATGCGCTCCCGGGTACTGCGGGAATCCGTGCGTCGCGCCCGTGGCAATCGCCGGGAGATCATCGACTCCATCCACAGCGAGATAGAGGGACGACTGCGGGAGGCCGGGATCGACTGTCAGGTAAGCGGTCGGGAGAAGAACCTGTTCTCCATCTACAACAAGATGGAGAAGAAAGAACTGCAATTCCATGAAGTGATGGATATTTATGCTTTCAGAGTACGAGTGAAAGACATAGATACCTGCTACCGGGTGCTTGGGCAGATGCACAGCCTCTACAAGCCCCGCCCCGGTCGCTTCAAGGATTACATTGCCATTCCCAAGACCAACGGCTATCAGTCCCTGCACACCTCCCTGGTCGGCCCCCACGGGGTGCCGGTGGAGGTGCAGATCCGCACCGAATTCATGGATCAGATGGCCGACAAGGGGGTTGCCGCCCACTGGGCCTACAAACAGGATGGCGACAGCTCGGGCACCACGGCCCAGATCCGCGCCCAGCGCTGGATGCAGAGCCTGCTGGAGCTGCAACAGAGCGCCGGCAGCTCGTTCGAGTTCATCGAAGGGGTCAAGACGGACCTGTTCCCCGACGAGATCTACGTGTTCACCCCGGAGGGCCGCATCATGGAGCTGCCCGCTGGCGCCACCCCGGTGGACTTCGCCTACACGGTACACACCGACATCGGCCACGCCTGCGTCGGCTCCCGGGTCGACCGCCACCCCTATCCGCTGAGCAGCCCGCTGCACTCGGGCCAGACGGTGGAGATCATCACGGCCCCCGGTGCCCGCCCGAACGCGGCCTGGCTCAACTTCGTAGTGACCACCAAGGCCCGCTCCAAGATCCGCCAGTTCCTGAAGAACCTGCGTACCGAAGAGTCCGTGGTGCTGGGTCGTCGCCTGCTCAACCACGCCCTGGGTGCCAAGAACATCGAGGACATCCCGGAGCCGCGCATCAAACAGGTGCTGGCCGATACCAAGCACGAAAACCTGCAGGGCCTGCTGGCCGATGTGGGGCTTGGCAACGCCATGAGCGTCATGGTGGCGCGCCGCATGCTGGGGGATGAGCTGCCGCCGGAAGAGCAGCCGAAATCCACCAGCAAGAAGATGCCGATCAAGGGTGCCGACGGCATGCTGGTCACCTTCGCCAACTGCTGCCGCCCCATCCCGGGGGATGCCATCATCGCCCACATCAGCCCGGGCAAGGGACTGGTCATCCACCAGGAGTCCTGCCGCAACATCAAGGGCTACAGCCGCGAACCGGACAAGTACCTGCCGGTGCAGTGGGAAGTGGACAAGGAGCAGGAACAGGAGTTCCGCACCGGCATCAGCATCGAGATCATCAACCACCAGGGTGCGCTGGCGGAGCTGGCCAACGTGATCGCGGCCACCGGTGCCAACATCCACGCCATCAGCACCGAGGAAAAGGATGGCCGTGTCTATCTGGTCACCCTGCTCATCACCACCCAGAGCCGGATCCACCTTGCCAACATCATGCGCAAGATCCGGGTGATGCCCAACGTGCTCAAGGTGAGCCGACAGAAGAACTGA
- a CDS encoding 3-deoxy-D-manno-octulosonic acid kinase, protein MLTQTVQNQTCWYAEGVFRDPSPALFDPAWWQTHRQVVGSSIGRGVTWFVKDESRHLVLRHYYRGGMVGKVVRDRFWFEGVETSRAMAEFSLLATLSEQGLPVPRPFAARMAKQGPFYRADILIERIRGAKDLVALLKQGTIPCEVWHKVGKTIKQLHDAGVYHADLNSHNLLLDKEGKVWVIDFDKGAIRAPGSWQQANLERLLRSFNKESQLHTSFHFVPENWQALMEGYQGKAG, encoded by the coding sequence ATGTTGACACAGACAGTCCAGAACCAGACTTGCTGGTATGCCGAAGGGGTATTTCGTGACCCTTCTCCCGCCCTGTTCGATCCGGCATGGTGGCAGACCCATCGACAGGTGGTGGGTTCCTCCATCGGCCGCGGGGTGACCTGGTTCGTGAAGGATGAGTCCCGTCATCTGGTGCTGCGCCACTATTACCGGGGCGGCATGGTGGGCAAGGTGGTGCGGGATCGTTTCTGGTTCGAAGGGGTGGAGACCAGCCGGGCCATGGCCGAGTTCAGCCTGCTGGCGACCCTGAGCGAGCAGGGGCTGCCGGTGCCCCGTCCCTTTGCGGCCCGCATGGCCAAGCAGGGACCCTTCTATCGCGCCGACATCCTGATCGAGCGCATTCGTGGCGCCAAGGATCTGGTGGCTCTGCTCAAGCAGGGCACCATTCCCTGCGAGGTGTGGCACAAGGTCGGCAAGACCATCAAGCAGTTGCACGATGCGGGCGTCTATCATGCGGATCTCAACAGCCACAACCTGCTGCTCGACAAGGAGGGCAAGGTGTGGGTGATCGATTTCGACAAGGGCGCCATCCGCGCGCCGGGCAGCTGGCAGCAGGCCAATCTGGAGCGGCTATTGCGTTCCTTCAACAAGGAGTCCCAGCTCCATACCAGCTTCCATTTCGTGCCGGAAAACTGGCAGGCGCTGATGGAGGGTTATCAGGGAAAGGCAGGCTGA
- a CDS encoding Cof-type HAD-IIB family hydrolase — protein sequence MFKVVVSDLDGTLLNKQHQISPRTRDTLHRLVDQGIKFVVATGRHHVDVRSIRDALGLDIYLITSNGAVVHDKQDQLVYNQALPATVAAELIALERDPSIHINVYYGDEWLVEEELPWLLQFHHDSGFTYRLADLASHPTDKVNKVFYIGEHEKLLQIEANLNQHYGDRLNVTFSLPDCLEVMHAGVHKGNAVRAVLEQHGLEMSQAVAFGDGMNDFEMLSMVGRGVVMGNAHDRLKRALPEHDQTLSSDDDGVAVYLEKLFAPSLA from the coding sequence ATGTTCAAGGTAGTCGTATCCGATCTCGATGGTACCCTGCTCAACAAGCAGCACCAGATCTCCCCCCGCACCCGTGACACCCTGCACCGCCTGGTGGATCAGGGGATCAAGTTCGTGGTTGCCACCGGTCGCCATCACGTGGACGTACGCAGCATCCGCGATGCGCTGGGGCTGGATATCTACCTCATCACCTCCAATGGCGCCGTGGTGCACGACAAGCAGGACCAGCTGGTCTACAACCAGGCACTGCCGGCCACGGTGGCGGCCGAACTGATCGCCCTCGAGCGCGATCCCTCCATCCATATCAACGTCTACTACGGCGACGAGTGGCTGGTGGAAGAGGAGCTGCCCTGGTTGCTGCAATTCCATCATGACTCCGGCTTCACCTATCGCCTCGCGGATCTCGCCAGCCACCCCACCGACAAGGTCAACAAGGTGTTCTACATCGGCGAGCACGAGAAGCTGCTGCAGATAGAGGCGAACCTCAACCAGCATTATGGTGATCGGCTCAACGTCACCTTCTCCCTGCCGGACTGCCTCGAAGTCATGCACGCCGGGGTACACAAGGGCAATGCCGTGCGCGCCGTGCTGGAACAGCACGGGCTGGAGATGTCCCAGGCCGTGGCCTTTGGCGATGGCATGAACGACTTCGAGATGCTTAGTATGGTGGGCCGCGGCGTGGTGATGGGCAATGCCCACGATCGCCTCAAGCGGGCCCTGCCAGAGCATGATCAGACCCTGAGCTCGGACGACGATGGGGTTGCCGTCTATCTGGAGAAGCTGTTCGCACCGAGCCTCGCCTGA
- a CDS encoding efflux RND transporter periplasmic adaptor subunit, which translates to MKKWMAIMLLIALVLFGSVIGFNMFKQKKIAEFLASRPEPEFPVTAMVTKAQDWVPTIEAIGFIEPNQGVTLSSELAGTIDNISFESGAHVKPDQLLLSLDSSVEKANLKSSQARLPAARAKFERYQNLYQKNSISRDQLDDAEASYRSLEADIESLKGTIARREVRAPFGGAVGLRNVFLGQYLEPGTEIVRLEDTSVMRLRFTVPQTDISKISLGQTIKIGVDAYPNDQFEGQITAIEPAVNYQSGLIQVQAAIPNNSGQLRSGMFARASIILPTVKEQIVIPQSAISFTLYGENVYIIHEVEGAKRAKQVVVKAGERRGNDVHVLSGIKAGDEIVLSGQVRLSNDTKVHVVKNDALAVPAQTPML; encoded by the coding sequence ATGAAAAAGTGGATGGCCATCATGTTACTGATAGCACTCGTTCTGTTCGGCAGTGTCATCGGTTTCAATATGTTCAAGCAGAAGAAGATTGCGGAATTTCTGGCCAGCCGCCCCGAGCCCGAGTTCCCGGTGACCGCCATGGTGACCAAGGCACAGGATTGGGTGCCGACCATCGAGGCTATCGGTTTCATCGAGCCCAACCAGGGGGTGACCCTCTCCAGTGAACTGGCAGGCACCATCGACAACATCAGCTTCGAGTCTGGCGCCCATGTGAAGCCGGATCAGCTGCTGTTGAGCCTGGACTCCAGCGTGGAAAAGGCCAACCTGAAATCGTCCCAGGCCAGGCTGCCGGCGGCGCGCGCCAAGTTCGAACGCTACCAGAACCTGTACCAGAAGAACTCCATCTCCCGGGACCAGCTGGATGACGCCGAGGCCAGCTATCGCTCGCTCGAAGCCGATATCGAGAGCCTGAAGGGCACCATCGCCCGCCGCGAAGTGCGCGCCCCCTTCGGCGGCGCCGTGGGTCTGCGCAACGTCTTCCTCGGCCAGTACCTGGAACCGGGCACCGAGATTGTGCGACTGGAAGACACCAGCGTGATGCGTCTGCGCTTCACCGTGCCCCAGACCGACATCTCCAAGATTTCCCTCGGCCAGACCATCAAGATAGGGGTGGATGCCTACCCCAACGACCAGTTTGAGGGCCAGATCACCGCCATCGAACCCGCGGTCAACTACCAGAGCGGTCTGATCCAGGTGCAGGCAGCCATCCCGAACAACAGCGGCCAGCTCCGCTCCGGCATGTTTGCCCGTGCCAGCATCATCTTGCCGACGGTCAAGGAGCAGATCGTGATCCCGCAGTCCGCCATCTCCTTCACCCTGTATGGGGAGAACGTCTACATCATTCATGAAGTGGAGGGTGCCAAGCGTGCCAAACAGGTCGTGGTCAAGGCTGGTGAGCGTCGCGGCAACGATGTCCATGTGCTGTCCGGCATCAAGGCTGGCGATGAAATCGTGTTGTCGGGTCAGGTTCGCCTGAGCAACGATACCAAGGTGCACGTGGTCAAGAACGATGCCCTGGCCGTTCCGGCACAAACCCCGATGCTGTAA
- the rpoZ gene encoding DNA-directed RNA polymerase subunit omega yields MARVTVEDAVKQVGNRFDLVLVAARRARQIAVQGKDPLVDEENDKPTVIALREIELGLVNNQVMDTQDRYEQQEQEAAELAAVAAIAEGRG; encoded by the coding sequence ATGGCACGCGTTACTGTAGAAGATGCTGTAAAACAGGTAGGTAACCGTTTTGACCTGGTGCTGGTCGCCGCGCGCCGCGCCCGTCAAATCGCGGTACAAGGTAAAGATCCCCTGGTCGACGAAGAGAACGACAAGCCGACCGTGATCGCCCTGCGCGAAATCGAACTGGGTCTGGTGAACAACCAGGTGATGGACACCCAGGACCGTTACGAGCAGCAAGAGCAGGAAGCCGCCGAGCTGGCTGCCGTTGCTGCCATCGCCGAAGGTCGCGGTTAA
- the gmk gene encoding guanylate kinase, with translation MAQQGTLYIISSPSGAGKSSLLNALLTQHNDAGKMQLSVSHTTRATRPGETHGVHYHFVAVDEFKTLIERGDFLEWAEVFGNYYGTSRAAIEACLARGIDVFLDIDWQGARQIRKQMPTKSIFILPPSREELERRLVGRGQDSAEVIRGRMEKAIAEMVHYDEYDYVIINEDFEQALFQLRAIIECQRLELHQQQQAQQNLLQQLLAE, from the coding sequence ATGGCGCAACAAGGCACCCTCTATATCATCTCCTCCCCGAGCGGGGCGGGTAAGTCCAGCCTGCTCAATGCCTTGCTGACCCAGCATAACGACGCAGGCAAGATGCAACTCTCCGTCTCTCACACCACCCGCGCCACCCGCCCGGGGGAAACCCACGGGGTGCACTACCACTTCGTGGCGGTGGACGAGTTCAAGACCCTGATAGAGCGCGGCGATTTTCTGGAGTGGGCCGAGGTGTTCGGCAACTACTACGGTACCTCCCGCGCCGCCATCGAGGCCTGCCTTGCCCGGGGCATCGACGTCTTCCTCGACATCGACTGGCAGGGTGCCCGCCAGATCCGTAAACAGATGCCGACCAAGTCCATCTTCATCCTGCCCCCGAGCCGGGAAGAGCTGGAGCGTCGCCTCGTCGGCCGCGGCCAGGACAGCGCTGAGGTGATCCGTGGCCGGATGGAGAAAGCCATTGCCGAAATGGTGCACTACGACGAGTATGACTATGTCATCATCAATGAAGATTTTGAGCAGGCACTGTTCCAGCTCAGAGCCATCATCGAGTGCCAACGGCTGGAATTGCACCAGCAGCAGCAGGCCCAACAAAACTTGCTGCAACAGCTACTGGCAGAATAG
- a CDS encoding CatB-related O-acetyltransferase — protein sequence MENPFGSWLESQVIRDHLTNPNIEAGDYSYYSGYYHGKPFEDHCVRYLLGDGSTRASWESGIWGEVDRLIIGKFCSIGSGATFMLAGNQGHRMDWVSTFPFDAARFGDGAQSGFQRKGDTRIGNDVWIGSEAMIMPGIQIGDGAVIASRAVVTKNVEPYTIVGGNPAKPVRRRFGDEQIALLQAMQWWDWPLPRLQAAMPLLCAGDIAALHQHWLQECTP from the coding sequence ATGGAGAACCCGTTCGGCAGCTGGCTGGAGTCCCAGGTCATCCGGGATCATCTGACCAATCCCAATATCGAGGCGGGTGACTACAGCTACTACTCCGGCTACTACCACGGCAAGCCGTTCGAGGATCACTGCGTACGCTACCTGCTGGGAGACGGTTCGACCCGCGCCAGCTGGGAGAGCGGCATCTGGGGTGAGGTGGATCGCCTCATCATCGGCAAGTTCTGCTCCATCGGCTCCGGCGCCACCTTCATGCTGGCGGGCAATCAGGGCCACCGGATGGACTGGGTTTCCACCTTCCCCTTCGATGCCGCCCGTTTCGGTGATGGCGCCCAGAGCGGTTTCCAGCGCAAGGGGGATACCCGGATTGGCAACGATGTCTGGATAGGCTCGGAAGCCATGATCATGCCGGGCATCCAGATCGGCGATGGCGCCGTCATCGCCAGCCGGGCCGTGGTGACAAAAAACGTGGAGCCTTACACCATAGTGGGCGGCAACCCGGCCAAACCTGTCCGTCGCCGCTTCGGCGATGAGCAGATCGCCCTGCTGCAGGCCATGCAGTGGTGGGACTGGCCCCTGCCCCGACTGCAAGCGGCCATGCCCCTGCTCTGCGCCGGCGATATCGCTGCCCTTCATCAACATTGGCTGCAGGAGTGCACCCCATGA
- a CDS encoding alpha/beta fold hydrolase has translation MKLLPLLALTLFSAGALAVNNPYQLTTEAEVPALHQQTLPTFWQEHAAPGEFKGKNGVSIRYVALRQPKVDRAILIVNGRVESYLKYQELAWDLWRQGYSLYLIDHRGQGLSGRLLKDPEKGYVADFDDYVQDLKQFHDEVVLADKPAKLFLLAHSMGGAISARYLERWPDDIQAAVLSSPMMGINLGGIPKWLAKGLAATMDTVGSWWGEPPYGPGQGGYVSHEFADNGLSHSTARYQAFRELYEQYPQIKLGGVTAHWIREGIKAGDEAVAQADRIKTPLLLIQAGDDGIVDNEAQDRFCERARCEGGKPLRILGAWHELFMEADPQRMPALTATLDFFDRF, from the coding sequence ATGAAATTACTGCCCTTGCTGGCCCTGACCCTGTTTTCTGCCGGAGCCCTCGCCGTGAACAACCCCTATCAGCTGACCACCGAGGCCGAAGTGCCTGCCCTCCACCAGCAGACCCTGCCGACCTTCTGGCAGGAGCACGCGGCCCCGGGAGAATTCAAGGGCAAGAACGGAGTCAGCATCCGCTACGTCGCCCTGCGCCAGCCCAAGGTGGACAGAGCCATCCTCATCGTCAACGGCCGGGTCGAGAGCTACCTCAAGTATCAGGAGCTGGCCTGGGATCTGTGGCGCCAGGGCTACAGCCTCTACCTCATCGATCACCGTGGCCAGGGGCTCTCCGGCCGCCTGCTGAAAGACCCCGAGAAGGGTTATGTGGCGGACTTCGACGACTATGTGCAGGATCTCAAGCAGTTCCACGACGAGGTCGTGCTGGCGGACAAACCCGCCAAGCTGTTCCTGCTGGCGCACTCCATGGGGGGCGCCATCTCGGCCCGTTATCTGGAGCGCTGGCCGGATGACATCCAGGCCGCCGTGCTCTCCTCCCCCATGATGGGCATCAATCTCGGCGGCATCCCCAAGTGGCTCGCCAAGGGGTTGGCCGCCACCATGGACACGGTGGGCAGCTGGTGGGGAGAGCCTCCCTACGGTCCGGGTCAGGGGGGTTATGTCTCCCACGAGTTTGCCGACAATGGCCTGAGTCACAGCACTGCACGCTACCAGGCCTTCCGTGAGCTCTATGAGCAGTACCCCCAGATCAAGCTGGGCGGTGTCACCGCCCACTGGATCCGGGAAGGCATCAAGGCCGGGGATGAGGCCGTGGCACAGGCGGATCGCATCAAGACCCCGCTGCTGCTGATCCAGGCCGGGGATGACGGCATCGTCGACAATGAGGCTCAGGACCGCTTCTGCGAGCGGGCCCGCTGTGAAGGAGGCAAACCGCTGCGCATCCTGGGGGCCTGGCACGAGCTGTTCATGGAGGCGGATCCCCAGCGCATGCCTGCACTGACCGCGACCCTGGACTTCTTCGATCGCTTCTAA